In the genome of Candidatus Methylomirabilota bacterium, the window TGGGCGATGCCCGAACCCATGAGCCCGCATCCCAGAACGCCTACGTGCTTGACAACCATCATCGGGCCTCCGAAGGCCCTCGGCCCGCAGGCGGCGGGACGGGGCCGCAACGGTGGTCTGCTCGGTGGGCGATCAGTTCCGGGCGCGACGACCGGGCAGGGGGCGAGGCTCGTCGTGGAACGAGCCCGGAGGGCAGGGGTTCCTGACCGTGACGCTCACCCCCAGACGGTCGGTGCCGTAGCGCAGGCTGCCGTCGGGCTGCAGCACGAAACCCCGCTGCGGCGGGGCCGAGCCCGCGTCCTTGAGTGACTCGTCGTAGGCGACGTCGCGGGAAGACACGGGCGCCGACAGGATGTTCAGGAGCATCGAGGCGCTCACCGGGGTCTTGGCTTCGTCGGCGGCGGCAGGCGCGGCACCGGCCACGAGGATCAGCGCAGCGACCAGAGTCAACCAGGGCACCATGCTCGGCCTCCTACGCCCGAAGCTACTCATAGACGATCAGGGAGTGCAAGGGATAGTTCTTCAGCTTCTCCCGGCCGTGCAGGAAGGCGAGCTCGATCAGAAAACTGACGCCGACGACCTGACCGCCGAGCTGCTCGATGAGCCTCAGCGTCGCCGCCATCGTCCCGCCGGTGGCCAGGAGATCGTCCACGGCGAGCACCCGCTGGCCGGGCCGGATGGCGTCGGCATGAATGGCCAGGGCATCACGGCCGTACTCGAGCTCGTACTCCACCTCGATCGTCTTGCCCGGCAGCTTGCCCAGCTTGCGCACGGGCACGAAACCGGCCTGCAGTTGATGTGCGACGGCGCCGGCGAAGATGAACCCGCGAGATTCGACGCCGACCACCACCTGGACCTGCTCGCCGCGGTGCAGCGTGGAGAGCCGGTCGACGACGTACCGGAACGCCGAGGCGTCCTTGAGCAGCGTGGTGATGTCCTTGAAAAGGACTCCCTCGGTCGGAAAATCCTTGATATCACGGATTTTCGAGCGCAGCCCGGCGACGTCCACGGCGCGTATATTACCGGCGGCATGGCGCGCTGCGCAAGGCGGTCCCCTGCGCGCGCCCGGCGCGCAGCCACGCTGGCACGCACGGACGTCGGGGTGTCAATCTCGCGACGATCCGCGCGCCGGCCGCCCCGACCACGTCCGCGATTTCCCGGGAACAATGGCTCCTGGTCGCCCTGGCACCTCCCTTGCTCCCTCGTTGGCGCGTCGCGTGAAGCCAGGCGAGGGGAGGACTCATGGTGTTTCGCTCCGATGCGGCTCAGATGGTTCGAAGCCTCCT includes:
- a CDS encoding adenine phosphoribosyltransferase, which encodes MDVAGLRSKIRDIKDFPTEGVLFKDITTLLKDASAFRYVVDRLSTLHRGEQVQVVVGVESRGFIFAGAVAHQLQAGFVPVRKLGKLPGKTIEVEYELEYGRDALAIHADAIRPGQRVLAVDDLLATGGTMAATLRLIEQLGGQVVGVSFLIELAFLHGREKLKNYPLHSLIVYE